TCAAGCTCTAGGGTCAATCTCGTTATTACTTACTGAGAAGCCTGCATCCTCAATTCTCTGCAAAAGCATTGAAGACAGCCACAGGCATTCAGATGAATTAGATCCTCCATTATTTTTGTATTCTATAGTGGATAACTTAATCAGGTTGCAATAATATGAAGTTACTTGCAATTATCTTCGAACTTGGATGGATGTTCAGTCGTATTTGATTATAGGAGAAAAGAAATGTATGAGCGTCAATAAATGATCACATAGTGATGTTCATGAGGACTAAAAAACCATAAATGCACGCCACAATCAACACAAGCTCAGAGCATGTAAGTATGAAACATGGAGAGGTAACAGCCATGAGTTGGCCACTTAGGGAAGCACTCATACAGATTGGTTCTAGTTCAAAAAATTCGGTTCTGTTGAACCCTATAAAACTATTAAAAACTGGAAACTAGATGCCATACTTAAAAGTTTCGATAGGAAAACATGCGATCATCATCAGATCACTCACCTGTTGATGATGCAACTCCTGAAAAACTCCCACAAACAAGGCTTGCCAGAACAATTGAGTCTTGAGGCCTGAGGTCAATAAATAGAGGAACATGTAAAATCTTGATTTACAAACCTCATTTTTCAAACTTCACCATATAaaactccctctgtcccattgaTAATGTCTCAAAAGACTCCGGGTGAGAAAATTAAGGAATGCAGTTTTTGCGGCTATTAATTGAAGATGCGCTTTGTTAGGCTTGAGACACTATAAATGGGTCAGCCTAAAAAAGTGGTTTGGGACATTATTAGTGAGATAGAGGGAGTAGAATTTCAAAATCAATAGAACTATCGTAGCCTACCTATGAAGCTGCCAATAAGATCTTGCAGTGTCATAGACTGAAAAGCTAATAGCCAAATTTGGGCCAACACCCTACATAAAGCAGCACAGATTCCGTAAGTAACCAACCGGAAACAAGATCAATCAAACAAATAAAGTGAAACTATACCAATAAAGTGGGACCAAGTCCTTTATAAAGGCCACGAAAACCTTCTTCTTTGCTTATGGTACGCAAGGAATGGAATATTCCTCTGTAATAGATCACATTTGTCTGCATAtacaaaaaaaagtttttaaGTCCAACTTATGAATAAATTGTTTGCATACAATGGAATAATGAAGGCCAACTAACTGAACTTAGGTACTAGCAACACTTGAAGTTGGCATCCAAAGGAAGACAAAGAAACCTGATTCTTTATACTTTTTAAATCAAAGTTTTGATCTTTAAATTAATATAGAAGCTAAGCATCTTGTACTGAGTAACAAACCTAACACAAGTGTATATCCACTCAACGTGACAATAACACTCCCATCTGTTCACCTGCGCTGTAAGACGCGTCCGGACAAGATCCAACGGATAGGTAGCTGAAGCGGCCGTAACTCCAGCCAGCCCACCACCTAAAAGCCGTACGCAAAGGTCTGCACCGATGCTTTCTCCTTGGCCTTCAACTCCTAATGTAGCTTGCAACATCTaaacagaaaaaaaatgcaACAGTTTAGCCAATTTAACACTTGAGACTCAAACAAGTAACTCGAAAAACAGAAGTTCTTCACAGAACAGTTGTACCAACATTCTTGTAGCGTTCGAATGCATAAAAGCTGATGGAAGAATACGGGAGCCGGTGCGCGATCGTCACCAAATTGCCCTTCCAAAACGCCCTCACGCCTTCTTCTCTAGCAATCCTCGACGCTTCACGCCATATGCTTGCCTTCTCTAACCTAGACGAATCGGAGTGCATTCCCTGAAGCTGCAAAACCGATTCCATCCTTCAATTAAACTCAATTATGTAAAGGGGAAACATAAAGCCTATCAAATCAAGGCAATCAATTGATTCAATTCACCATAAAAAAGCCACAATTcaatccaattcaattccaCAACACACACTACTGTGAGTATTATTCTTCAATTGAAAAGGAATTACGATTGTGAACGGTTCCCAATCGAATAAAAACCTGAAAGAGAATGGTGAGGCGGGCGAGAGGAGCGGTGCAAGTCTTGCTCACGGCTCCGGCGAGGCCACCGGCGAGGAGCTGTGGGGCGGTGCCGATTTGCCTCTGGCGCGGCGGCTCGACCACCACCGCCGACGTCGTCGTCGCACTCAGGCCGCCtccctcctccaccaccactcCGACCCTCGCTTCCGTCTGCATTTTACCGATCGCCGacatataattaatttcttattaaaaataaagaaatccAAAACAGCTGCGGGCGGCAATCTTGAAGAAAAGCCGAGAAGAAAGAGGGAATCAAGATGTATTTTTTACGAAAGCAGTTTGATCAAACAGCTCATAGAATTTTGCTTTAGGCTATTGGAATGCTGCTGTCGTAATCAACACGAAGCTGTGGTAGCAACGTTTACAACACTGggtttttatttagtttatttttacttattattttttatttgaaattcatttttaacTGCTAAGCCGACATTGGATTTTTATTTTGGCCAATAGTTCTTAAAAGCACTTTTTGTATGTTgcttatattataaatttatgttttatactAGCTCCTCGTGCTATTAGGTGTCTCATATTTTgccggcacgaattttaagaaacatTAAGaatgagtaaaaaaaattagcaGAATATGAGTAAcacttagagtgtccactatgggagcGGCTCGGCGGTCGCCGAAGAGGGGTGTGGGGCGAGGCGGGAGGCGCGGCGGTCATAGTGGCTGGGGTGGCCGCCGCGCCTGAGGACGGGGGAGGGGGGCGGAAACGGCTTcgccgcgtgcggggcgaggacgcggctggtgggggtgaggcgcgcctataggcgcggcggtcaTAGTGACCGCAGCTTCCGGCGCGGCGGTCGACGCAtgcaaaattttttatttttaaaatgaaaattgattataaaatttgggggctattggaggtgtccactatagtgggggaaatagaattttggggctatggacaaaaatccggggctatggacaaaaaactggggcggggctattgggcgtgtccaccttatagtggacacccttatatatactccctccatctcgtgttacttgcactgttTTATTTCGGTTCGTCACAAACTACTTGCATTATTTCAAGTtgaagttagaattaatgtatttaattaatatgttagcttaagttaagagctcattTATTAAGTGATATCTTGTTACACTTCAAATTCTAATTTagttacactaaaaaatcaatttcaaatttacggcttaaaataaaaagtgcaagtaacatgggacggatgAAGAATAAGTTATAAAtggaatgtgagtggaatgagttattAGATCTTAttactatttatattaaaaatgaacTGAGATTTCTACTCGCGaatggattaaaataaaaatgagactTCTATTCACATACACCGAGAGAGTTATAAATTTTCCTTAGGTTCAATATTTCTCTAAATTAAATTTAACATGTCGATTGTCGTGTTAGATTACATAGGTGGTGGTTAAATTCGGTCAATATAAGAAACGACATTGTATGTAATGAGTGTAAATGTCATCGTTTTGTGAATAActaagatataaaaaaaatttctcatATTTTCACCAGAATTTCAAAtcataaaaaatcaatattttcaataaaatataatgCACCCGTACTGGAGTATTAATTTCCCAAcgacttagagcatctccagtgggcggatgtctcACTCGGACattcactaggacatcccaaaaacacctcctgccacgtcactaggacttcccatcccactgccacgtcactaggacatcctctgcacaatccgcccttcccatcgcccttcccactagagttttaaaaaaaatttaattaccgcacgtccgacccggacgtccgacccactccacaatggcggacgtccgcccgcccgttgcccgcacgtccgaggacacccgacgtcctcacgggacgtccgtatccgactttcgacgccacaatggcggacgtcccggtcacCCGTCGCGGACGTCCGGTGCtcttaaatgaaatgaaagatGTGTCACATTTACATATGAAAAGTCATGTTGGGGAGCATATTACACGTTGGTGAAGTATAATATTAATTCTCCAACGCATTAAATGGTGTAATATTTTAATAACGTGTGGTTTTGAAAAGAAAACTAAGTAGTTTCAGCAAATATTTTAGTAGCATATTACACGTTGGTGAAGTAGCAGTTGAATGGATGTAACGTGTACACATTATTACACATTTTGGTTAGAAAACCAATACTTCTAATTTTGTGATTAAATATACATTgcttgtataatttttttagaatgatccatcaattaaatataaatcATCTCATAATTAATCGATGCTCATCAAAAAAAGAATAGCTAGCTAGCAAAACTTAAATAagagattaaaaaaatgcacataATTAATTCAACCGATCACTTGTTTTTATAGTCAATTCTCTtagttttaacaaaaaaaaaaaattcttgtgGTATTGAAAGTTCAACTAGAGCAGCACGTGGCTTTCTGGTGCTGCTTTTGGTTGTTAGGCTCCCCGACCTTAATGGTCGTGCCCTGGCCGGTGCCCGAGCTGGCCTCTTGGGCCGCAAGCGCCTTTCAGCTAACGATTTGATAAATATCCAACAAAATGGTTTGAAAGGCCTTCTCAACGTTGTGGGCCTCCAATGCAGAGGTCTCAAGGAAGGAGAGGCCCTCCTTCTCTGCGAAAAGCGGGGCGTTGTTCTCGGGCACGGCTCGCAGGTGGTTGAGGTCTGACTTGTTGCCAGCTAGCATGATCACGATGTTGGAATCCGCGTGATCCCTAAGCTATCGCAGCCACCGCTGCACGTTATCGAAGGACAAACGCTTTGTTAGGTCGTAGACCACAAGCGCCCCGACTGCGCCCCGATAGTAGGCGCTCGTGATTGCGCGGTACCGCTCTTGCCCCGCCGTGTCCCATATTTGCGCCTTCAACGTCTTCCCTTCCATCTATCTGCACcaatttatttcttaattaattactcTAAACTTTTTTACCACTAAAAATACGTTAATTTTGGTTAAAAAATGTGGACGacatattttaaccattttctATTAGTTTTACAAGTTCATGCGAAATAGAAAATTATTTTGGGTAATcaattttcctttcttttttctctcctATTTATTTTAATACAGACGTGATACTAATATTCTCTCATTTTCTCCACACCACACAACATATGATAAATAATTCTCTAGATcactaaaatataattaaattttccttgcttttatttttatacatctCGTTCTCTTATAATATATCTACATCTAGCTAGTgcgttttctttgttgaaaaatGTTGGAAACATATTTTTCATAAGACAGATTGTAACTAAAGATAACGCACCCTAATTAAACGACTAAGATCTTATAAATTGGGTCAAAACCAGTAAGATCCCTCATGTACTTGCATGTTTTACACGTTAAATTGTTGTTGGTGTGTATATAGTCGTGCCCACCGTTCTTTGTGCCTTATGCGTGCGTGCACTAGTACATTTGTTGAGTTCATTTGCGTTAAATATTCATAATAGAATAAATAGTTTAATTAGAACATTCGCAGCGGTGGAAGGATGTTTAGTGCACGTGGCAAGCACAAATGacttatttattatatttaacttGAAGTAGGAAGCACACACACTTAagtgataataataatacaatCACAGTAAAATCAACAACACAGCTTC
This DNA window, taken from Salvia splendens isolate huo1 chromosome 18, SspV2, whole genome shotgun sequence, encodes the following:
- the LOC121776578 gene encoding mitochondrial substrate carrier family protein B-like isoform X1; this translates as MSAIGKMQTEARVGVVVEEGGGLSATTTSAVVVEPPRQRQIGTAPQLLAGGLAGAVSKTCTAPLARLTILFQLQGMHSDSSRLEKASIWREASRIAREEGVRAFWKGNLVTIAHRLPYSSISFYAFERYKNMLQATLGVEGQGESIGADLCVRLLGGGLAGVTAASATYPLDLVRTRLTAQTNVIYYRGIFHSLRTISKEEGFRGLYKGLGPTLLGVGPNLAISFSVYDTARSYWQLHRPQDSIVLASLVCGSFSGVASSTVAYPLDLVRRRMQLEGAGGRALVYRTGLVGTVRQIIRKEGWLGLYRGILPEYYKVVPSVGIVFMTYEKLKQILSSIPES
- the LOC121776578 gene encoding mitochondrial adenine nucleotide transporter ADNT1-like isoform X2 — its product is MSAIGKMQTEARVGVVVEEGGGLSATTTSAVVVEPPRQRQIGTAPQLLAGGLAGAVSKTCTAPLARLTILFQLQGMHSDSSRLEKASIWREASRIAREEGVRAFWKGNLVTIAHRLPYSSISFYAFERYKNMLQATLGVEGQGESIGADLCVRLLGGGLAGVTAASATYPLDLVRTRLTAQTNVIYYRGIFHSLRTISKEEGFRGLYKGLGPTLLGVGPNLAISFSVYDTARSYWQLHRPQDSIVLASLVCGSFSGVASSTVGSTR